A single region of the Acanthopagrus latus isolate v.2019 chromosome 11, fAcaLat1.1, whole genome shotgun sequence genome encodes:
- the pde4ba gene encoding cAMP-specific 3',5'-cyclic phosphodiesterase 4B isoform X5: MGACCFDKKERKLGKLNGWRKFKRMLNRELTHLSEMSRSGNQVSEFISNTFLDKQNEVEIPSPTSKTREKKKQQKQQLMTQISGVKKVSHGPSLSSSSISRFGVKTDKEELLSKELEDLNKWGLNIFTVSEYSHNRPLTCIMYAIFQERDLLKTFKIPMDTFVAYMMTLEDHYHSDVAYHNSLHAADVAQSTHILLSTPALDAVFTDLEILAAIFAAAIHDVDHPGVSNQFLINTNSELALMYNDESVLENHHLAVGFKLLQEDNCDIFQNLTKKQRQSLRKMVIDMVLATDMSKHMSLLADLKTMVETKKVTSSGVLLLDNYTDRIQVLRNMVHCADLSNPTKSLELYRQWTDRIMEEFFHQGDRERERGMEISPMCDKHTASVEKSQVGFIDYIVHPLWETWADLVHPDAQDILDTLEDNRNWYQSMIPQSPSPPFYDQGTHGHSGGTGGQGGGEKFQFELTLEEEDLDGIEKDGDEEEEEELEEEEDSLGDSRSPPLDYLDIQEHEEGGMMEPTTAIEIVTHEASPTDT, translated from the exons TTCAAGAGAATGTTGAATCGGGAGTTGACGCACCTATCTGAGATGAGTCGGTCTGGGAATCAGGTTTCCGAATTCATCTCCAACACCTTCCTAG aCAAACAGAACGAGGTGGAGATCCCGTCGCCAACATCCAAGACgcgggagaagaagaagcagcagaagcagcagctgatgacACAGATCAGCGGAGTAAAGAAGGTCTCCCATGGGCCCTcgctctccagcagcagcatctcgcGATTCGGCGTCAAGACAGAtaaggaggagctgctgtccaAGGAGCTGGAGGACCTCAACAAGTGGGGCCTGAACATCTTCACCGTGTCGGAGTACTCCCACAACCGGCCCCTCACCTGCATCATGTACGCCATCTTCCAG gagCGAGACTTGTTAAAGACATTCAAGATCCCCATGGATACGTTTGTGGCCTACATGATGACATTGGAAGATCACTATCATTCAGATGTGGCTTACCATAACAGCCTGCATGCTGCTGACGTGGCCCAATccacacacatcctcctctccactccggCCCTGGAT gCTGTCTTCACAGATCTTGAGATCCTAGCAGCCATCTTTGCTGCAGCTATCCACGATGTAGACCATCCTGGAGTATCAAACCAATTCCTAATCAATACCA ATTCTGAGCTGGCATTGATGTACAACGATGAGTCTGTGCTGGAGAATCATCACTTAGCTGTTGGAttcaagctgctgcaggaggacaacTGTGATATCTTCCAGAACCTCACAAAAAAGCAGCGACAGTCCCTGCGCAAGATGGTCATCGACATG gtttTGGCCACCGATATGTCGAAACACATGAGTCTGCTGGCTGATCTGAAGACCATGGTGGAGACTAAGAAGGTGACGAGCTCtggagtgctgctgctggacaatTACACCGACAGGATACAG GTGCTTCGTAACATGGTGCATTGTGCTGACCTGAGTAACCCCACCAAGTCCCTGGAGCTGTATCGTCAGTGGACTGATCGGATAATGGAGGAGTTCTTCCaccagggagacagagagagggagaggggaatgGAGATCAGCCCTATGTGTGATAAACACACGGCCTCAGTGGAGAAGAGCCAG gtgGGTTTCATCGACTACATCGTGCACCCTCTGTGGGAGACCTGGGCTGATCTGGTTCACCCCGACGCCCAGGACATTCTGGACACGCTGGAAGACAACAGGAACTGGTACCAGAGCATGATCCCCCAGAGCCCCTCCCCGCCCTTCTACGACCAGGGCACGCACGGACACAGCGGTGGCACTGGGGGGCAGGGAGGCGGGGAAAAGTTTCAGTTTGAGCTGAccttggaggaggaggacttgGACGGAATAGAGAAAGATGgtgacgaagaagaggaggaagagttggaggaagaggaggacagtcTAGGAGATTCTCGTTCTCCTCCTCTGGACTATTTGGACATTCAGGAGCATGAAGAGGGCGGCATGATGGAGCCGACGACGGCAATAGAAATTGTGACACACGAGGCGTCACCGACAGACACATAG
- the pde4ba gene encoding cAMP-specific 3',5'-cyclic phosphodiesterase 4B isoform X6: MPEANYLLSVSWGYIKFKRMLNRELTHLSEMSRSGNQVSEFISNTFLDKQNEVEIPSPTSKTREKKKQQKQQLMTQISGVKKVSHGPSLSSSSISRFGVKTDKEELLSKELEDLNKWGLNIFTVSEYSHNRPLTCIMYAIFQERDLLKTFKIPMDTFVAYMMTLEDHYHSDVAYHNSLHAADVAQSTHILLSTPALDAVFTDLEILAAIFAAAIHDVDHPGVSNQFLINTNSELALMYNDESVLENHHLAVGFKLLQEDNCDIFQNLTKKQRQSLRKMVIDMVLATDMSKHMSLLADLKTMVETKKVTSSGVLLLDNYTDRIQVLRNMVHCADLSNPTKSLELYRQWTDRIMEEFFHQGDRERERGMEISPMCDKHTASVEKSQVGFIDYIVHPLWETWADLVHPDAQDILDTLEDNRNWYQSMIPQSPSPPFYDQGTHGHSGGTGGQGGGEKFQFELTLEEEDLDGIEKDGDEEEEEELEEEEDSLGDSRSPPLDYLDIQEHEEGGMMEPTTAIEIVTHEASPTDT, encoded by the exons ATGCCTGAAGCCAATTACCTGCTGTCGGTTTCTTGGGGTTACATTAAG TTCAAGAGAATGTTGAATCGGGAGTTGACGCACCTATCTGAGATGAGTCGGTCTGGGAATCAGGTTTCCGAATTCATCTCCAACACCTTCCTAG aCAAACAGAACGAGGTGGAGATCCCGTCGCCAACATCCAAGACgcgggagaagaagaagcagcagaagcagcagctgatgacACAGATCAGCGGAGTAAAGAAGGTCTCCCATGGGCCCTcgctctccagcagcagcatctcgcGATTCGGCGTCAAGACAGAtaaggaggagctgctgtccaAGGAGCTGGAGGACCTCAACAAGTGGGGCCTGAACATCTTCACCGTGTCGGAGTACTCCCACAACCGGCCCCTCACCTGCATCATGTACGCCATCTTCCAG gagCGAGACTTGTTAAAGACATTCAAGATCCCCATGGATACGTTTGTGGCCTACATGATGACATTGGAAGATCACTATCATTCAGATGTGGCTTACCATAACAGCCTGCATGCTGCTGACGTGGCCCAATccacacacatcctcctctccactccggCCCTGGAT gCTGTCTTCACAGATCTTGAGATCCTAGCAGCCATCTTTGCTGCAGCTATCCACGATGTAGACCATCCTGGAGTATCAAACCAATTCCTAATCAATACCA ATTCTGAGCTGGCATTGATGTACAACGATGAGTCTGTGCTGGAGAATCATCACTTAGCTGTTGGAttcaagctgctgcaggaggacaacTGTGATATCTTCCAGAACCTCACAAAAAAGCAGCGACAGTCCCTGCGCAAGATGGTCATCGACATG gtttTGGCCACCGATATGTCGAAACACATGAGTCTGCTGGCTGATCTGAAGACCATGGTGGAGACTAAGAAGGTGACGAGCTCtggagtgctgctgctggacaatTACACCGACAGGATACAG GTGCTTCGTAACATGGTGCATTGTGCTGACCTGAGTAACCCCACCAAGTCCCTGGAGCTGTATCGTCAGTGGACTGATCGGATAATGGAGGAGTTCTTCCaccagggagacagagagagggagaggggaatgGAGATCAGCCCTATGTGTGATAAACACACGGCCTCAGTGGAGAAGAGCCAG gtgGGTTTCATCGACTACATCGTGCACCCTCTGTGGGAGACCTGGGCTGATCTGGTTCACCCCGACGCCCAGGACATTCTGGACACGCTGGAAGACAACAGGAACTGGTACCAGAGCATGATCCCCCAGAGCCCCTCCCCGCCCTTCTACGACCAGGGCACGCACGGACACAGCGGTGGCACTGGGGGGCAGGGAGGCGGGGAAAAGTTTCAGTTTGAGCTGAccttggaggaggaggacttgGACGGAATAGAGAAAGATGgtgacgaagaagaggaggaagagttggaggaagaggaggacagtcTAGGAGATTCTCGTTCTCCTCCTCTGGACTATTTGGACATTCAGGAGCATGAAGAGGGCGGCATGATGGAGCCGACGACGGCAATAGAAATTGTGACACACGAGGCGTCACCGACAGACACATAG